The following are from one region of the Pseudodesulfovibrio piezophilus C1TLV30 genome:
- a CDS encoding HD domain-containing protein, giving the protein MKKVHTAIWNTALPFQDKRDDAGHAFITLEYAKQLVDLEGGNPDVVLPAIILHDTGWSRLAREEWMVVFKPDATPEEEMIVRLRHQEEGVIIAKSILESLDYTPLWVQEILEIIAEHDTRKGFISNDEGLVRDADKLWRFSKTGFDADVERFEIDPDFLYHKLSKQISSDGFLYSDISRELAYQELERRKREFMRVAGGQIHRNKKDSSVCNTM; this is encoded by the coding sequence ATGAAAAAAGTACATACCGCCATCTGGAATACCGCCCTCCCCTTCCAAGATAAACGTGATGATGCAGGGCACGCCTTCATTACCCTTGAATACGCAAAACAGCTTGTGGACCTTGAAGGAGGAAATCCCGATGTGGTTCTCCCCGCAATCATCTTGCACGATACAGGGTGGAGCAGATTGGCTCGTGAAGAATGGATGGTTGTTTTCAAGCCGGACGCAACTCCGGAAGAAGAGATGATCGTCAGATTGCGGCATCAGGAAGAAGGCGTTATCATAGCAAAAAGCATACTGGAAAGCTTGGACTACACACCGCTCTGGGTTCAAGAAATTCTCGAGATTATTGCTGAGCATGATACTCGTAAAGGGTTCATCTCGAATGACGAAGGGCTTGTACGAGATGCCGACAAGCTGTGGAGATTTTCAAAAACCGGCTTTGATGCGGACGTTGAACGCTTTGAGATTGATCCTGACTTTCTCTACCACAAACTTTCCAAACAAATTTCCAGCGACGGTTTTCTCTATTCCGACATATCAAGGGAATTGGCTTATCAAGAATTAGAAAGACGGAAACGGGAATTTATGAGGGTTGCAGGCGGACAAATACATCGAAATAAAAAAGACAGTTCTGTCTGCAATACGATGTAA
- a CDS encoding tetratricopeptide repeat protein: MDKKQYVEAAELIAQYRKTTRETISAEVYIAQGGALYQAQKMQQALLPFQEGLTLYPDNEYLNLNLGIVYYELKQFTEAGKLLEKTYRVQKEKKPEFLYQAGSAYYQGKKFDKSARVMTFLIKESPSPRVEWVRLAVHALLGAHRQKQAESMLITFLSVSPEESDYWKLLAKLYLDKEEYAKAAASLEIAYRQGTHSTQDLERLASIYRYQGATLMAAQTLQRAYGASPSQENALKVAALLASAGRVEQAVDYASKYSTNTTGTLAKARILFHSRRFDEAERVLGSIKESQKSPEVHFYLALCAWERGDWDHARQEFKRIAGTKQFRNQTNSYLAVLDDIVEARQSIEN; encoded by the coding sequence TACATTGCACAAGGAGGAGCACTTTATCAGGCCCAAAAAATGCAACAGGCTCTACTCCCTTTTCAAGAAGGCCTTACTCTCTATCCTGACAATGAATATCTCAATCTGAATCTCGGAATTGTTTATTATGAACTGAAGCAATTCACCGAAGCCGGCAAGCTTCTGGAAAAAACCTATCGCGTGCAAAAAGAAAAAAAACCAGAATTTCTCTATCAGGCAGGCTCAGCATACTATCAGGGTAAGAAGTTTGATAAATCGGCTCGAGTCATGACTTTCCTCATCAAAGAATCACCTTCTCCACGAGTGGAATGGGTCCGGCTTGCCGTTCATGCACTTCTCGGAGCACATCGGCAAAAACAGGCCGAATCGATGCTCATAACATTCCTGAGTGTCAGCCCCGAAGAATCGGACTACTGGAAGTTGCTTGCTAAACTATATCTCGACAAAGAAGAATACGCCAAAGCCGCAGCTTCTTTGGAAATAGCCTACCGACAAGGCACCCATTCCACACAGGATCTTGAACGGCTCGCTTCCATATACCGTTATCAAGGAGCAACTCTCATGGCTGCCCAAACCCTTCAACGAGCATACGGAGCTTCTCCTAGCCAGGAAAACGCACTTAAGGTCGCTGCTCTTCTGGCTTCAGCCGGCCGTGTTGAGCAGGCCGTGGACTACGCCAGTAAATACAGTACCAATACAACCGGAACCTTGGCCAAAGCACGAATCCTTTTTCATTCGCGTCGGTTTGACGAGGCAGAACGCGTTCTCGGCTCAATAAAGGAAAGTCAAAAATCTCCCGAAGTGCATTTTTACCTGGCCCTGTGTGCATGGGAACGTGGAGACTGGGATCATGCCCGACAGGAATTCAAAAGGATTGCTGGCACCAAACAATTTCGTAATCAAACCAATTCCTATTTAGCTGTACTTGACGATATCGTTGAAGCTCGTCAAAGCATTGAGAATTAA